The following proteins are co-located in the Solanum pennellii chromosome 1, SPENNV200 genome:
- the LOC107014240 gene encoding probable E3 ubiquitin-protein ligase RHB1A: MSATEATLPTAGNRRSYRCYNCNDAFHITTTVGVSSSFRCPRCFHRHLLPNYTIASFIPFPQHLTLTDYTLSISESITFNYSDSDTESDESDSDDLSFELFNPPQFRSPTLQSFLNSLPSVKINESSKNCSICMEEFGIDTEASQLPCKHFFHNDCIIPWLNRSNTCPLCRYKLPQEDEGEDEDEIEVILDGEIGGIEFQENFTASTLTEVGDDDDLRERDLDAMRDEDGDIMMVDA; the protein is encoded by the coding sequence ATGTCGGCGACGGAGGCCACCCTTCCCACCGCCGGTAACCGCCGTTCTTACCGTTGCTACAACTGCAACGATGCCTTTCACATAACCACAACCGTCGGCGTCAGCTCCTCCTTTCGTTGCCCTCGCTGCTTTCATCGCCACCTCCTCCCTAATTACACCATTGCCAGTTTTATACCTTTTCCTCAACACTTAACTCTTACCGATTATACCCTTTCCATCAGTGAATCAATTACTTTTAATTATTCCGATTCCGATACTGAATCCGATGAGAGTGATTCCGACGATCTTTCGTTTGAGTTGTTTAACCCACCTCAATTCCGTTCACCGACTCTTCAATCATTTCTCAACTCACTTCCGAGTGTGAAAATCAATGAATCATCGAAAAACTGTTCGATTTGTATGGAGGAATTTGGAATTGATACAGAAGCGAGTCAATTGCCTTGTAagcatttttttcataatgatTGTATTATCCCTTGGCTTAATCGGAGTAATACTTGTCCACTCTGTCGGTATAAATTGCCACAAGAAGATGAGggtgaagatgaagatgaaattGAAGTGATTTTGGATGGTGAAATTGGTGGTatagaatttcaagaaaatttcaCAGCATCAACCTTGACTGAAgttggtgatgatgatgatcttAGAGAAAGGGATCTGGATGCAATGCGTGATGAAGACGGTGATATAATGATGGTTGATGCTTGA